The following are encoded together in the Anoplopoma fimbria isolate UVic2021 breed Golden Eagle Sablefish chromosome 9, Afim_UVic_2022, whole genome shotgun sequence genome:
- the cnga1a gene encoding cyclic nucleotide gated channel subunit alpha 1a codes for MTTSTPLHFLTVPPHTVSQLSTDSEESSEDDLGASESIPHCLLNMNNSNNNEEKEKKEKKEKKEKKKKEKEEKEAKEKEEREKEKEKEKEKEKEKEKNKDKPKELFVINPAGNLYYNWLFIITIPVMYNWTMIIARASFEELQHDFIIYWVIMDYTSDIIYLADMFFRTRTGYLEQGLMVKDKKLLLDRYMASFQFRLDFISMLPTDFLYFFLGLDYPEIRINKLLRIGRLMEFFTRTETKTNYPNLFRIANLIMYILIIIHWNACFYFSFSKFIGFGADDWVYPALDDPDLPAFGEIGRKYSFSLYWSTLTLTTIGETPPPALDSEFIFHVVDFLVGVLIFATIVGNIATMISNMNAAQAQFQSRIDNIKQYMQVRKVDKDLELRVIKWFDYLWNNGKAQDEREVLRYLPDKLKAEIAITVHMDTLKKVRIFADCEAGLLIELVLKLQPQVFSPGDYICKKGDIGREMYIIKDGKLAVVADDGVTQFVVLGSGSYFGEISILNIKGSKAGNRRTANIRSIGYSDLFCLSKDDLMESLVEYPDAKGMLEDKGREILMRDNLIDLDPANIMPEAKELEQNVNKLYNAMELMQFKLKKILGNYKNSDKALRHRIADLEHLTGEEVEDEDEEEEEMKKEEKEVEGEKKEEEEKGEEIKEGEEEKKEEEKDEEAKDAEGKGEEAKEEGKK; via the exons ATGACAACTTCGACCCCCCTTCATTTCCTCACTGTGCCACCTCACACTGTGTCACAACTCTCCACAGACAGTGAAGAGTCCAGTGAGGATGACCT AGGTGCGTCTGAATCAATTCCTCATTGCCTGCTTAACATGAATAACAGCAATAACAATGAAGA aaaggagaaaaaagagaaaaaagagaagaaagagaagaaa aagaaggagaaggaagaaaaggaggcaaaggaaaaagaagagagggaaaaggagaaggaaaaggaaaaggaaaaagagaaagaaaaggaaaagaacaaaGACAA GCCCAAAGAATTATTTGTCATTAATCCTGCTGGGAACCTGTATTACAACTGGCTGTTCATCATCACAATACCCGTCATGTACAACTGGACCATGATCATAGCCAG GGCTAGctttgaggagctgcagcatgACTTCATCATTTACTGGGTTATTATGGACTACACCTCAGACATTATCTACCTGGCTGATATGTTCTTCAGGACTAGAACAG GTTACCTTGAGCAAGGCCTGATGGTGAAAGATAAGAAACTTCTACTTGATCGTTACATGGCCAGCTTCCAGTTTCGTCTCGACTTTATCTCCATGCTGCCCACTGACTTCCTCTATTTCTTCCTCGGCCTCGACTACCCAGAGATCCGCATCAACAAGCTGCTGAGGATCGGCCGCCTGATGGAGTTCTTCACGAGGACAGAAACTAAAACCAACTACCCCAACTTATTCCGCATCGCAAACTTGATCATGTACATCCTCATTATCATCCACTGGAACGCTTGCTTCTACTTCTCTTTCTCCAAATTCATCGGTTTTGGCGCTGACGACTGGGTTTACCCGGCTCTGGATGATCCTGACTTGCCTGCGTTTGGGGAGATTGGCAGGAAGTATTCTTTTAGCCTCTACTGGTCCACACTGACCCTGACCACCATCGGGGAAACGCCACCACCAGCCCTGGACTCCGAATTTATCTTCCATGTGGTTGACTTTTTAGTGGGGGTCTTGATCTTTGCCACCATTGTAGGAAACATCGCCACCATGATATCCAATATGAATGCTGCCCAAGCTCAGTTTCAGTCCCGAATTGACAACATCAAGCAGTACATGCAG GTCCGAAAGGTCGACAAGGACCTTGAGTTGCGAGTCATTAAGTGGTTTGACTATCTGTGGAATAACGGCAAAGCTCAGGACGAGAGAGAGGTGCTGCGGTATCTTCCGGACAAGCTAAAGGCTGAGATCGCCATCACAGTCCACATGGACACTCTCAAGAAGGTTCGAATTTTTGCAGACTGTGAGGCCGGCCTGTTGATCGAGCTGGTGCTAAAGCTACAGCCACAGGTCTTCAGTCCAGGAGACTACATCTGCAAAAAGGGCGACATCGGCCGTGAGATGTACATCATCAAAGATGGAAAACTTGCAGTCGTAGCTGATGATGGCGTCACGCAGTTCGTTGTTTTGGGAAGCGGCAGCTATTTTGGCGAGATCAGTATTCTTAATATTAAAGGCAGCAAAGCAGGAAACCGGCGAACAGCAAACATCCGCAGCATTGGATACTCAGACCTTTTCTGCCTATCCAAGGATGACCTGATGGAGTCATTGGTAGAGTATCCGGATGCCAAAGGCATGCTGGAGGACAAAGGGCGGGAGATCCTGATGAGAGATAATCTGATAGATTTGGACCCAGCTAACATCATGCCCGAAGCCAAGGAGCTCGAGCAGAACGTCAACAAACTGTACAACGCGATGGAGCTGATGCAATTCAAGCTGAAGAAGATTCTGGGAAATTACAAGAACTCTGACAAGGCTCTGAGACATCGCATCGCAGATCTGGAGCACCTaacaggagaggaggtggaagacgaggatgaggaggaagaggagatgaaaaaggaagagaaagaggtggaaggggagaaaaaggaagaagaagaaaaaggcgAGGAGATAAAGGAAGgtgaagaggaaaagaaggaagaggaaaaagatgaGGAAGCAAAAGACGCAGAAGGAAAGGGTGAAGAGGcaaaagaagaggggaaaaaataa